A window of Apium graveolens cultivar Ventura chromosome 8, ASM990537v1, whole genome shotgun sequence contains these coding sequences:
- the LOC141679210 gene encoding protein FAR1-RELATED SEQUENCE 3-like → MHASEIYTNEMFNHFQKELMKSTCYIVNSVKNNGTYMSKLYLVENATLPENCRRKYRVTVFMYEKNECSCKKFEHSGMICKHIIHYIDKKQKIKILKSLIIGRWTMNGNKISGPLPYAPPAIGNDGASQPLRYGALCKSFQDLAASGSCSVSRFKYLMGVIDREKRYLKDNFADEERSERTHETKTQEDCQHDPIFEPPTSKTKGRKKTKRFKSGIEMTTSKIKIKPRKCNYYGEIGGEHDARNCPLREEHDRRNF, encoded by the coding sequence ATGCATGCATCCGAAATCTACACGAATGAAATGTTCAATCATTTTCAAAAGGAGCTTATGAAAAGTACATGTTACATCGTGAACAGTGTCAAAAATAATGGAACTTATATGTCGAAACTGTATTTGGTTGAGAATGCTACCCTGCCGGAGAATTGCAGAAGAAAATACCGAGTGACGGTTTTCATGTACGAAAAAAATGAATGCTCGTGTAAGAAGTTTGAACATTCCGGGATGATTTGCAAACACATAATCCATTATATTGacaaaaaacaaaaaatcaaGATACTGAAAAGTCTCATCATAGGTAGGTGGACAATGAACGGCAACAAAATTTCGGGACCTCTTCCATATGCTCCTCCCGCTATTGGTAATGATGGTGCGTCACAACCATTAAGGTATGGTGCATTGTGCAAATCTTTTCAAGATTTAGCTGCTTCCGGTAGTTGTTCCGTTTCACGGTTTAAATACTTAATGGGTGTGATTGATAGAGAGAAAAGATATTTGAAAGATAATTTTGCGGATGAAGAGCGTAGCGAAAGAACCCATGAGACGAAAACTCAAGAGGACTGCCAACATGATCCAATATTCGAACCTCCAACGTCGAAAACTAAAGGAAGGAAAAAAACAAAAAGATTTAAAAGTGGAATTGAGATGACAACTTCAAAGATCAAGATCAAGCCTCGCAAGTGCAATTATTATGGGGAGATCGGAGGAGAACATGATGCAAGAAACTGTCCCCTAAGGGAGGAGCATGATCGAAGAAATTTTTAG